A single genomic interval of Mustelus asterias unplaced genomic scaffold, sMusAst1.hap1.1 HAP1_SCAFFOLD_433, whole genome shotgun sequence harbors:
- the LOC144486707 gene encoding uncharacterized protein LOC144486707 produces MEKPWKCGDCGKGFRYPSALEIHQRSHTGERPFTCSVCGKGFSQLSSLQTHNLAHTNERPFKCSDCGSGFKSSQVLMMHQRIHTEERPFSCSHCSKRFRTSYNLRKHQRVHTGERPFICSVCGKGFTQLSTLREHNLTHTNERPFKCCDCGSGFKSSQDLVSHQRIHTEERPFSCSHCTKWFRKAYNLRIHQRVHNGEKPFTCSNCGKGFNQSSNLLKHQRVHTGERLFTCSNCGKGFTQSSHLLTHQRVHTGERPFTCSVCGKRFTHSSNLRRHNLTHTKERPF; encoded by the coding sequence atggagaaaccatggaaatgtggggactgtggaaagggattcagatacccatctgcactggaaattcatcaacgcagtcacactggggagagaccattcacctgctctgtgtgtgggaagggattcagtcagttatccagcctgcagacacacaatctcgctcacaccaatgagagaccgtttaaatgctctgactgtgggagcggattcaaaagctctcaggtacTGATGatgcaccagcgcattcacactgaggagagaccgttcagctgctctcactgctcaaagaggtttagaacatcatacaacctgcggaaacaccagcgagttcacaccggggagagaccattcatctgctctgtgtgtgggaagggattcactcagttatccaccctgcgggaacacaatctcactcataccaatgagagaccctttaagtgctgtgactgtggaagtggttttaaaagctctcaggatctggtgtcccaccagcgcattcacactgaggagagaccgttcagctgctctcactgcacaaagtggTTTAGAAAAGCATacaacctgcggatacaccagcgagttcacaacggggagaaaccgttcacctgctccaattgtgggaaaggattcaatcagtCTTCCAacttgctgaaacaccagcgagttcacactggggagagactgttcacctgttccaattgtgggaagggattcactcagtcatcccatctgctgacgcaccagcgcgttcacactggggagaggccgttcacctgctctgtgtgtgggaagagattcactcattcatcgaaCCTGCGCaggcacaatctcactcacaccaaagaGAGACcgttttaa
- the LOC144486708 gene encoding uncharacterized protein LOC144486708 has product MEKPWKCEDCGKRYKAPSLLEAHRHSHTGERPFTCWVCGKGFIDSSTLQRHQQVHTGESAFTCCQCGKGFTQISSLQTHQRVHTGERPFTCSQCGKGFSKSSNLQKHQRVHTGERPFGCSACGKRFTQLSQLRAHQRVHTGERPFTCSQCGKGFTQLYSLQTHQRNHTGERPYSCFQCGKGFIHLSNLQTHQRVHTGEKPFTCSQCGKGFTQLSNLRRHQRVHSGERPFTCPVCGKRFTRLSTLQSHQRVHTGERLFICSQCGKGFCDSSTLLKHQQVHK; this is encoded by the coding sequence ATggaaaaaccatggaaatgtgaggactgtgggaagagatacaaagcgCCCTCTctactggaagctcatcggcacagccacactggggagaggccgttcacctgctgggtgtgtgggaagggattcattgattcatccactctgcagagacaccagcaagttcacactggtgagagtgcattcacctgctgtcagtgtgggaagggatttactcagatatcaagcctgcagacacaccagcgagttcacactggggagaggccattcacctgctctcagtgtgggaagggattcagtaagtCATCCAACctacagaaacaccagcgagttcacacaggagagaggccattcggctgctctgcatgtgggaaaagattcactcagttatctcagctgcgggcacaccagcgagttcacactggggagagaccattcacctgctctcagtgtgggaagggattcactcaattgtacagcctgcagacacaccagcgcaatcacactggggagaggccatacagttgctttcagtgtgggaagggattcattcatttatcaaacctgcagacacaccagcgagttcacactggggagaagccattcacctgctctcagtgtggaaagggattcactcagttatctaatctgcggagacaccagcgagttcactctggagagaggccgttcacctgccccgtgtgtgggaagagattcactcggttatccaccctgcaatcacaccagcgagttcacaccggggagagactgttcatctgctctcagtgtgggaagggattctgtgattcatccaccctgctgaaacaccaacaagttcacaagtga
- the LOC144486729 gene encoding uncharacterized protein LOC144486729 — MEKLCKCGDCGKGFRFPSALETHRRSHTGERPFTCCVCGKRFTQLSHLQTHQGVHTGERPFTCCVCGKGFTRLNNLLTDQRIHTGERPFTCCVCGKGFTQLPNLLSHKVTHTQDRPFKCSDCGSGFKSSRELMVHQPIHTDERLLSCSHCTKRFRRSSTWQRHQRVHTGDRPFTCSVCGKWIQSVIQPAATPTSSQVIAGVGFFLSQSFSLSLSQQIR, encoded by the coding sequence atggagaaattgtgtaaatgtggggactgtgggaaaggattcaggttcccatctgcactggaaactcatcggcgcagtcacactggagagagaccattcacctgctgtgtgtgtgggaagagattcactcagttatcccatttacaaacacaccagggagttcacactggggagagaccattcacctgctgtgtgtgtgggaaaggattcactcggttaaaCAATCTGCTGAccgaccagcgcattcacaccggggagagaccgttcacctgctgtgtgtgtgggaagggattcactcagttgcccaacctgttgagccacaaggtcactcacacccaagacagaccctttaaatgctctgactgtgggagtggcttcaaaagctctcgagaactgatggtccaccaacccattcacactgacgagagactgcttagctgctctcactgcacaaagaggtttaggaggtcatccacatggcagagacaccagcgagttcacactggggacagaccgttcacctgctctgtgtgtgggaaatggattcaatcggtcatccaacctgcagcgacaccaacaagttcacaagtgattgcaggggttggattctttctctctcaatctttctctctctctctctctcagcagattcgatga
- the LOC144486717 gene encoding uncharacterized protein LOC144486717 isoform X2 gives MEKPWKCVDCGKGFGFPSQLEVHRRSHTGERPFTCSVCGKGFTHSYNLLTHQRVHTGERPFTCPVCGKGFTRSSHIVTHQLVHTDERMFTCSDCEKSFKCKKDLLTHQRIHTGERPFTCSVCGKGFIQSSHLQTHQLVHSDNKLFNCSHCAKSFKSKKDLLTHQYAHTGERPFTCCVCGKGFSRPSALLNHQRIHTGERPFTCSDCGKGFTRSSNLLNHQRVHTGERPFTCSVCGKGFSQSSNLLTHQKVHSAERPLTCSVCGKGFSHLSYLLKHQRVHTGERPFTCNVCGKGFIQSSHLLTHQRVHKRLQGINGQDSVSQDPAELTVQEGLNVIVNCNYTTTDAFPNLFWISEGGDLQTEISNQTSHQHLTDI, from the exons atggagaaaccgtggaaatgtgtggattgtgggaagggattcggtttcccatcacaactggaagttcatcggcgcagtcacactggggagagaccgttcacctgctccgtctgtgggaagggattcacccattcatacaaccttctgactcaccaacgggttcacactggggagaggccgttcacctgtcctgtgtgtgggaagggattcactcgctcatcccacattgtgacacaccaacttgttcacactgatgagagaatgtttacatgttctgactgtgagaagagttttaaatgcaaaaaggatctgctgacacaccaacgaattcacactggggagagaccgttcacctgctctgtgtgtgggaaaggattcattcagtcatcccacttgcagacacatcaacttgttcactctgataacaaactttttaattgttcccactgtgcgaagagctttaaaagtaaaAAGGATCTGCTAACGCACCAatatgctcacactggggagaggccattcacctgctgtgtgtgtgggaagggattcagccgtccatctgccctattgaaccaccagagaattcacactggggagaggcccttcacctgctcagactgtgggaagggattcactcgttcatccaacttattgaatcaccagcgagttcacactggggagaggccgttcacctgctctgtgtgtgggaagggattcagtcagtcatccaacctgctgacacaccagaaagTTCACAGTGCGGAGAGGCCActtacctgctctgtctgtgggaagggattttctcatttatcttatcttctgaaacaccagcgagttcacactggggagaggccgttcacctgtaatgtctgtggaaagggatttattcagtcatcccacctgctaacacaccagcgagttcacaaacgactgcaag GAATCAATGGCCAAGATTCAGTTTCCCAGGACCCGGCTGAATTAACGGTTCAGGAAGGATTGAACGTAATAGTGAATTGTAATTACACAACAACGGATGCTTTTCCAAATCTCTTCTG gatatcagaaggtggggatttacagacagaaatctcgaatcaaacgtcacatcaacatctgacagacaTTTGA
- the LOC144486717 gene encoding uncharacterized protein LOC144486717 isoform X3 — protein sequence MEKPWKCVDCGKGFGFPSQLEVHRRSHTGERPFTCSVCGKGFTHSYNLLTHQRVHTGERPFTCPVCGKGFTRSSHIVTHQLVHTDERMFTCSDCEKSFKCKKDLLTHQRIHTGERPFTCSVCGKGFIQSSHLQTHQLVHSDNKLFNCSHCAKSFKSKKDLLTHQYAHTGERPFTCCVCGKGFSRPSALLNHQRIHTGERPFTCSDCGKGFTRSSNLLNHQRVHTGERPFTCSVCGKGFSQSSNLLTHQKVHSAERPLTCSVCGKGFSHLSYLLKHQRVHTGERPFTCNVCGKGFIQSSHLLTHQRVHKRLQGINGQDSVSQDPAELTVQEGLNVIVN from the exons atggagaaaccgtggaaatgtgtggattgtgggaagggattcggtttcccatcacaactggaagttcatcggcgcagtcacactggggagagaccgttcacctgctccgtctgtgggaagggattcacccattcatacaaccttctgactcaccaacgggttcacactggggagaggccgttcacctgtcctgtgtgtgggaagggattcactcgctcatcccacattgtgacacaccaacttgttcacactgatgagagaatgtttacatgttctgactgtgagaagagttttaaatgcaaaaaggatctgctgacacaccaacgaattcacactggggagagaccgttcacctgctctgtgtgtgggaaaggattcattcagtcatcccacttgcagacacatcaacttgttcactctgataacaaactttttaattgttcccactgtgcgaagagctttaaaagtaaaAAGGATCTGCTAACGCACCAatatgctcacactggggagaggccattcacctgctgtgtgtgtgggaagggattcagccgtccatctgccctattgaaccaccagagaattcacactggggagaggcccttcacctgctcagactgtgggaagggattcactcgttcatccaacttattgaatcaccagcgagttcacactggggagaggccgttcacctgctctgtgtgtgggaagggattcagtcagtcatccaacctgctgacacaccagaaagTTCACAGTGCGGAGAGGCCActtacctgctctgtctgtgggaagggattttctcatttatcttatcttctgaaacaccagcgagttcacactggggagaggccgttcacctgtaatgtctgtggaaagggatttattcagtcatcccacctgctaacacaccagcgagttcacaaacgactgcaag GAATCAATGGCCAAGATTCAGTTTCCCAGGACCCGGCTGAATTAACGGTTCAGGAAGGATTGAACGTAATAGTGAATT ga
- the LOC144486717 gene encoding uncharacterized protein LOC144486717 isoform X1 translates to MEKPWKCVDCGKGFGFPSQLEVHRRSHTGERPFTCSVCGKGFTHSYNLLTHQRVHTGERPFTCPVCGKGFTRSSHIVTHQLVHTDERMFTCSDCEKSFKCKKDLLTHQRIHTGERPFTCSVCGKGFIQSSHLQTHQLVHSDNKLFNCSHCAKSFKSKKDLLTHQYAHTGERPFTCCVCGKGFSRPSALLNHQRIHTGERPFTCSDCGKGFTRSSNLLNHQRVHTGERPFTCSVCGKGFSQSSNLLTHQKVHSAERPLTCSVCGKGFSHLSYLLKHQRVHTGERPFTCNVCGKGFIQSSHLLTHQRVHKRLQGINGQDSVSQDPAELTVQEGLNVIVNCNYTTTDAFPNLFWYIQYPGEAPRYLLQKYSTGGGEKSPDFPDRFSADLDKDKKTVPLNITGVHVSDSAVYHCALSPTLLQRRSEPVQKPAKALSPPLTESDL, encoded by the exons atggagaaaccgtggaaatgtgtggattgtgggaagggattcggtttcccatcacaactggaagttcatcggcgcagtcacactggggagagaccgttcacctgctccgtctgtgggaagggattcacccattcatacaaccttctgactcaccaacgggttcacactggggagaggccgttcacctgtcctgtgtgtgggaagggattcactcgctcatcccacattgtgacacaccaacttgttcacactgatgagagaatgtttacatgttctgactgtgagaagagttttaaatgcaaaaaggatctgctgacacaccaacgaattcacactggggagagaccgttcacctgctctgtgtgtgggaaaggattcattcagtcatcccacttgcagacacatcaacttgttcactctgataacaaactttttaattgttcccactgtgcgaagagctttaaaagtaaaAAGGATCTGCTAACGCACCAatatgctcacactggggagaggccattcacctgctgtgtgtgtgggaagggattcagccgtccatctgccctattgaaccaccagagaattcacactggggagaggcccttcacctgctcagactgtgggaagggattcactcgttcatccaacttattgaatcaccagcgagttcacactggggagaggccgttcacctgctctgtgtgtgggaagggattcagtcagtcatccaacctgctgacacaccagaaagTTCACAGTGCGGAGAGGCCActtacctgctctgtctgtgggaagggattttctcatttatcttatcttctgaaacaccagcgagttcacactggggagaggccgttcacctgtaatgtctgtggaaagggatttattcagtcatcccacctgctaacacaccagcgagttcacaaacgactgcaag GAATCAATGGCCAAGATTCAGTTTCCCAGGACCCGGCTGAATTAACGGTTCAGGAAGGATTGAACGTAATAGTGAATTGTAATTACACAACAACGGATGCTTTTCCAAATCTCTTCTGGTACATCCAGTATCCCGGGGAAGCTCCGAGATATTTACTGCAGAAATATAGCACGGGGGGCGGAGAAAAGTCTCCAGATTTCCCTGACCGGTTTTCTGCTGATTTGGACAAGGACAAGAAAACAGTTCCTTTAAATATCACTGGGGTCCATGTCTCTGACTCtgccgtgtatcactgtgcgctgaGCCCCACACTGTTACAAAGGCGCAGTGAGCCCGTACAAAAACCTGCAAAGGCACTCTCACCTCCTCTCACTGAATCAGATCTGTGA
- the LOC144486717 gene encoding uncharacterized protein LOC144486717 isoform X4 — protein MEKPWKCVDCGKGFGFPSQLEVHRRSHTGERPFTCSVCGKGFTHSYNLLTHQRVHTGERPFTCPVCGKGFTRSSHIVTHQLVHTDERMFTCSDCEKSFKCKKDLLTHQRIHTGERPFTCSVCGKGFIQSSHLQTHQLVHSDNKLFNCSHCAKSFKSKKDLLTHQYAHTGERPFTCCVCGKGFSRPSALLNHQRIHTGERPFTCSDCGKGFTRSSNLLNHQRVHTGERPFTCSVCGKGFSQSSNLLTHQKVHSAERPLTCSVCGKGFSHLSYLLKHQRVHTGERPFTCNVCGKGFIQSSHLLTHQRVHKRLQGYQKVGIYRQKSRIKRHINI, from the exons atggagaaaccgtggaaatgtgtggattgtgggaagggattcggtttcccatcacaactggaagttcatcggcgcagtcacactggggagagaccgttcacctgctccgtctgtgggaagggattcacccattcatacaaccttctgactcaccaacgggttcacactggggagaggccgttcacctgtcctgtgtgtgggaagggattcactcgctcatcccacattgtgacacaccaacttgttcacactgatgagagaatgtttacatgttctgactgtgagaagagttttaaatgcaaaaaggatctgctgacacaccaacgaattcacactggggagagaccgttcacctgctctgtgtgtgggaaaggattcattcagtcatcccacttgcagacacatcaacttgttcactctgataacaaactttttaattgttcccactgtgcgaagagctttaaaagtaaaAAGGATCTGCTAACGCACCAatatgctcacactggggagaggccattcacctgctgtgtgtgtgggaagggattcagccgtccatctgccctattgaaccaccagagaattcacactggggagaggcccttcacctgctcagactgtgggaagggattcactcgttcatccaacttattgaatcaccagcgagttcacactggggagaggccgttcacctgctctgtgtgtgggaagggattcagtcagtcatccaacctgctgacacaccagaaagTTCACAGTGCGGAGAGGCCActtacctgctctgtctgtgggaagggattttctcatttatcttatcttctgaaacaccagcgagttcacactggggagaggccgttcacctgtaatgtctgtggaaagggatttattcagtcatcccacctgctaacacaccagcgagttcacaaacgactgcaag gatatcagaaggtggggatttacagacagaaatctcgaatcaaacgtcacatcaacatctga